The proteins below come from a single Alosa sapidissima isolate fAloSap1 chromosome 23, fAloSap1.pri, whole genome shotgun sequence genomic window:
- the ash2l gene encoding set1/Ash2 histone methyltransferase complex subunit ASH2 isoform X1, producing the protein MATEGDAGGVSVTETETGEGDASFGDISTNMETESSNGKEAMEAAGDGPEAAETQTGSGDEESGGRQLGEVELQCALCMKWFTADTFKIDTSTCLPFMTNYVFHCNVCHHSGNTYFLRKQANLKEMCLTALANLTWRSRTQEEHPKTMFSKDKDIIPFIDKYWECMTTRQRPGKLTWPNNIVKTMSKERDVFLVKEHPDPGSKDPEEEYPKFGLQDQDLANIGPSYDTQKQTTSVASTGGQNGKKNHSDSGGSAFSGGIAPGGTGKGRGAKRKQQQQQDGATAGTTKRTRSDPLFAAQRLPPHGYPLEHPFNKDGYRYILAEPDPHAPDPEKLELDCWAGKPIPGDLYRACLYERVLLALHDRAPQLKISDDRLTVMGEKGYSMVRASHGVRKGSWYFEVTVDEMPPDTAARLGWSQPLGNLQAPLGYDKFSYSWRSKKGTRFHQSIGKHYSDGYSQGDVLGFFIELPDETEVAKALPDTYKDKALIKFKSYLYFEEKDYVDKAEKSLKPVNSSKMVFYKNGVSQGVAFENLFEGLYFPAISLYKSCTVSVNFGPHFKHPPKDIKYQPMSDMGWGAVIEHTLADILYHVETDVDGRSPHWEG; encoded by the exons ATGGCGACTGAAGGCGACGCGGGCGGTGTGTCCGTTACAGAAACAGAGACAGGGGAGGG CGATGCATCCTTTGGTGATATAAGCACAAATATGGAAACCGAATCCTCAAATGGCAAGGAGGCAATG GAGGCAGCTGGAGATGGTCCAGAGGCGGCGGAGACGCAAACGGGCTCTGGGGACGAGGAGAGTGGCGGGCGTCAACTCGGAGAGGTGGAGCTTCAATGTGCTCTCTGTATGAAGTGGTTCACTGCGGACACTTTCAAAATAGACACTTC AACCTGTCTTCCTTTCATGACCAACTATGTGTTTCACTGTAATGTATGTCATCACAGTGGCAACACCTACTTCCTGAGGAAACAAGCCA atctgaAGGAGATGTGCCTCACCGCCTTGGCCAACCTGACCTGGAGGTCACGTACTCAAGAGGAACACCCAAAGACTATGTTTTCAAAGGATAAG GATATCATCCCTTTCATTGATAAATATTGGGAGTGCATGACGACCCGCCAGAGGCCTGGGAAGCTGACGTGGCCCAATAACATTGTGAAGACAATG AGCAAAGAGCGTGATGTGTTTCTGGTCAAAGAGCATCCTGATCCAGGAAGCAAAGACCCTGAAGAGGAATATCCAAAGTTTGGACTCCAGGACCAG GATTTGGCAAACATTGGTCCGTCATACGATACCCAGAAACAAACAACATCCGTGGCTTCTACAGGAGGTCAGAATGGTAAGAAAAATCACAGTGATTCAG GTGGATCAGCATTCTCAG GTGGCATAGCTCCTGGAGGAACAGGCAAAGGCAGGGGTGCCAAAcgcaaacagcagcagcaacaggatGGAGCTACAGCAGGCACCACCAAGAGGACCCGCAG TGACCCTCTCTTTGCCGCTCAGCGCTTGCCCCCTCACGGCTACCCGCTTGAGCACCCCTTCAACAAGGACGGCTACCGCTACATCCTGGCCGAGCCGGACCCCCATGCGCCAGACCCAGAGAAGCTGGAGCTGGACTGTTGGGCGGGGAAGCCCATCCCAGGGGATCTGTACCGGGCCTGTCTGTATGAGCGGGTCCTGTTGGCCCTGCACGACAGAG CTCCCCAGTTAAAGATCTCTGATGACCGGCTGACGGTGATGGGAGAGAAGGGCTACTCCATGGTGCGGGCGTCCCACGGGGTGCGTAAGGGGTCCTGGTACTTTGAGGTGACTGTGGACGAGATGCCCCCAGACACTGCTGCCCGCCTCGGTTGGTCGCAGCCACTAG gtaATCTACAGGCCCCTCTAGGCTATGACAAGTTCAGTTACTCGTGGCGCAGTAAGAAAGGCACCCGATTCCATCAGTCCATTGGCAAGCACTATTCCGATGGCTACAGCCAGGGCGATGTCCTGGGCTTCTTCATCGAGCTGCCAGATGAGACTGAGGTGGCTAAAGCCCTACCAGACACCTATAAGGACAAG GCCTTGATCAAGTTCAAAAGCTACCTGTACTTTGAGGAGAAGGATTATGTGGACAAGGCAGAGAAGAGCCTGAAGCCGGTGAACAGCAGCAAA ATGGTGTTCTACAAGAATGGCGTGAGTCAGGGTGTGGCATTTGAGAACCTGTTTGAAGGTCTCTACTTCCCTGCCATATCACTGTACAAAAGCTGCACG GTGTCTGTGAATTTTGGACCACACTTCAAACACCCTCCAAAGGACATCAAATACCAGCCT ATGAGTGACATGGGCTGGGGTGCTGTGATCGAGCACACGCTGGCGGACATTCTGTACCATGTGGAGACAGACGTGGACGGCCGCAGCCCGCACTGGGAAGGCTAA
- the pnx gene encoding homeobox protein pnx: MYQENRKMPQSTLTSFSVTDILDPVKFTGNVTHGAPSHNDFLAHKYEYESTGDEEEGTLHASSGEETDRTQVTGATAGDELPTLSEQPKSKAKARRIRTAFTLEQLRILEHSFRNSHYLSVFERFGIAKALNLSETQVKVWFQNRRTKWKKEREGQRLEDHDQYGLQYLTYPVCPSNMTMSRFQCHESSPFVFSQPPFLTQIYNHHAYSTSL; this comes from the exons ATGTATCAGGAAAACAGGAAAATGCCACAGAGCACCCTCACCTCTTTCTCTGTGACAGATATTCTTGACCCAGTTAAATTCACCGGGAATGTAACTCACGGTGCTCCATCTCACAATGACTTCTTGGCGCACAAATATG AATATGAATCGActggagatgaggaggaaggaACGTTGCACGCATCCAGCGGTGAAGAGACGGACCGGACACAAGTGACAGGTGCGACTGCAGGTGATGAACTGCCAACCCTCTCTGAGCAGCCCAAGTCCAAAGCCAAAGCAAGACGCATTCGGACGGCGTTCACTCTAGAACAGTTGCGTATTTTGGAGCACAGTTTCAGAAACAGTCACTATCTTTCCGTGTTTGAACGCTTTGGAATCGCGAAGGCCTTGAATCTGTCTGAGACGCAGGTCAAGGTGTGGTTTCAGAATCGGCGCACAAAGTGGAAGAAGGAACGAGAGGGTCAAAGACTTGAAGATCACGACCAGTATGGCCTACAGTATCTAACATATCCCGTGTGTCCGTCCAACATGACCATGAGTAGGTTCCAGTGTCATGAGTCTAGTCCATTTGTGTTCTCACAGCCACCGTTTCTTACGCAAATTTACAACCACCATGCGTATTCAACTTCATTGTAA
- the ash2l gene encoding set1/Ash2 histone methyltransferase complex subunit ASH2 isoform X3 — MATEGDAGGVSVTETETGEGDASFGDISTNMETESSNGKEAMEAAGDGPEAAETQTGSGDEESGGRQLGEVELQCALCMKWFTADTFKIDTSTCLPFMTNYVFHCNVCHHSGNTYFLRKQANLKEMCLTALANLTWRSRTQEEHPKTMFSKDKDIIPFIDKYWECMTTRQRPGKLTWPNNIVKTMSKERDVFLVKEHPDPGSKDPEEEYPKFGLQDQDLANIGPSYDTQKQTTSVASTGGQNGGIAPGGTGKGRGAKRKQQQQQDGATAGTTKRTRSDPLFAAQRLPPHGYPLEHPFNKDGYRYILAEPDPHAPDPEKLELDCWAGKPIPGDLYRACLYERVLLALHDRAPQLKISDDRLTVMGEKGYSMVRASHGVRKGSWYFEVTVDEMPPDTAARLGWSQPLGNLQAPLGYDKFSYSWRSKKGTRFHQSIGKHYSDGYSQGDVLGFFIELPDETEVAKALPDTYKDKALIKFKSYLYFEEKDYVDKAEKSLKPVNSSKMVFYKNGVSQGVAFENLFEGLYFPAISLYKSCTVSVNFGPHFKHPPKDIKYQPMSDMGWGAVIEHTLADILYHVETDVDGRSPHWEG, encoded by the exons ATGGCGACTGAAGGCGACGCGGGCGGTGTGTCCGTTACAGAAACAGAGACAGGGGAGGG CGATGCATCCTTTGGTGATATAAGCACAAATATGGAAACCGAATCCTCAAATGGCAAGGAGGCAATG GAGGCAGCTGGAGATGGTCCAGAGGCGGCGGAGACGCAAACGGGCTCTGGGGACGAGGAGAGTGGCGGGCGTCAACTCGGAGAGGTGGAGCTTCAATGTGCTCTCTGTATGAAGTGGTTCACTGCGGACACTTTCAAAATAGACACTTC AACCTGTCTTCCTTTCATGACCAACTATGTGTTTCACTGTAATGTATGTCATCACAGTGGCAACACCTACTTCCTGAGGAAACAAGCCA atctgaAGGAGATGTGCCTCACCGCCTTGGCCAACCTGACCTGGAGGTCACGTACTCAAGAGGAACACCCAAAGACTATGTTTTCAAAGGATAAG GATATCATCCCTTTCATTGATAAATATTGGGAGTGCATGACGACCCGCCAGAGGCCTGGGAAGCTGACGTGGCCCAATAACATTGTGAAGACAATG AGCAAAGAGCGTGATGTGTTTCTGGTCAAAGAGCATCCTGATCCAGGAAGCAAAGACCCTGAAGAGGAATATCCAAAGTTTGGACTCCAGGACCAG GATTTGGCAAACATTGGTCCGTCATACGATACCCAGAAACAAACAACATCCGTGGCTTCTACAGGAGGTCAGAATG GTGGCATAGCTCCTGGAGGAACAGGCAAAGGCAGGGGTGCCAAAcgcaaacagcagcagcaacaggatGGAGCTACAGCAGGCACCACCAAGAGGACCCGCAG TGACCCTCTCTTTGCCGCTCAGCGCTTGCCCCCTCACGGCTACCCGCTTGAGCACCCCTTCAACAAGGACGGCTACCGCTACATCCTGGCCGAGCCGGACCCCCATGCGCCAGACCCAGAGAAGCTGGAGCTGGACTGTTGGGCGGGGAAGCCCATCCCAGGGGATCTGTACCGGGCCTGTCTGTATGAGCGGGTCCTGTTGGCCCTGCACGACAGAG CTCCCCAGTTAAAGATCTCTGATGACCGGCTGACGGTGATGGGAGAGAAGGGCTACTCCATGGTGCGGGCGTCCCACGGGGTGCGTAAGGGGTCCTGGTACTTTGAGGTGACTGTGGACGAGATGCCCCCAGACACTGCTGCCCGCCTCGGTTGGTCGCAGCCACTAG gtaATCTACAGGCCCCTCTAGGCTATGACAAGTTCAGTTACTCGTGGCGCAGTAAGAAAGGCACCCGATTCCATCAGTCCATTGGCAAGCACTATTCCGATGGCTACAGCCAGGGCGATGTCCTGGGCTTCTTCATCGAGCTGCCAGATGAGACTGAGGTGGCTAAAGCCCTACCAGACACCTATAAGGACAAG GCCTTGATCAAGTTCAAAAGCTACCTGTACTTTGAGGAGAAGGATTATGTGGACAAGGCAGAGAAGAGCCTGAAGCCGGTGAACAGCAGCAAA ATGGTGTTCTACAAGAATGGCGTGAGTCAGGGTGTGGCATTTGAGAACCTGTTTGAAGGTCTCTACTTCCCTGCCATATCACTGTACAAAAGCTGCACG GTGTCTGTGAATTTTGGACCACACTTCAAACACCCTCCAAAGGACATCAAATACCAGCCT ATGAGTGACATGGGCTGGGGTGCTGTGATCGAGCACACGCTGGCGGACATTCTGTACCATGTGGAGACAGACGTGGACGGCCGCAGCCCGCACTGGGAAGGCTAA
- the ash2l gene encoding set1/Ash2 histone methyltransferase complex subunit ASH2 isoform X2, whose protein sequence is MATEGDAGGVSVTETETGEGDASFGDISTNMETESSNGKEAMEAAGDGPEAAETQTGSGDEESGGRQLGEVELQCALCMKWFTADTFKIDTSTCLPFMTNYVFHCNVCHHSGNTYFLRKQANLKEMCLTALANLTWRSRTQEEHPKTMFSKDKDIIPFIDKYWECMTTRQRPGKLTWPNNIVKTMSKERDVFLVKEHPDPGSKDPEEEYPKFGLQDQDLANIGPSYDTQKQTTSVASTGGQNGGSAFSGGIAPGGTGKGRGAKRKQQQQQDGATAGTTKRTRSDPLFAAQRLPPHGYPLEHPFNKDGYRYILAEPDPHAPDPEKLELDCWAGKPIPGDLYRACLYERVLLALHDRAPQLKISDDRLTVMGEKGYSMVRASHGVRKGSWYFEVTVDEMPPDTAARLGWSQPLGNLQAPLGYDKFSYSWRSKKGTRFHQSIGKHYSDGYSQGDVLGFFIELPDETEVAKALPDTYKDKALIKFKSYLYFEEKDYVDKAEKSLKPVNSSKMVFYKNGVSQGVAFENLFEGLYFPAISLYKSCTVSVNFGPHFKHPPKDIKYQPMSDMGWGAVIEHTLADILYHVETDVDGRSPHWEG, encoded by the exons ATGGCGACTGAAGGCGACGCGGGCGGTGTGTCCGTTACAGAAACAGAGACAGGGGAGGG CGATGCATCCTTTGGTGATATAAGCACAAATATGGAAACCGAATCCTCAAATGGCAAGGAGGCAATG GAGGCAGCTGGAGATGGTCCAGAGGCGGCGGAGACGCAAACGGGCTCTGGGGACGAGGAGAGTGGCGGGCGTCAACTCGGAGAGGTGGAGCTTCAATGTGCTCTCTGTATGAAGTGGTTCACTGCGGACACTTTCAAAATAGACACTTC AACCTGTCTTCCTTTCATGACCAACTATGTGTTTCACTGTAATGTATGTCATCACAGTGGCAACACCTACTTCCTGAGGAAACAAGCCA atctgaAGGAGATGTGCCTCACCGCCTTGGCCAACCTGACCTGGAGGTCACGTACTCAAGAGGAACACCCAAAGACTATGTTTTCAAAGGATAAG GATATCATCCCTTTCATTGATAAATATTGGGAGTGCATGACGACCCGCCAGAGGCCTGGGAAGCTGACGTGGCCCAATAACATTGTGAAGACAATG AGCAAAGAGCGTGATGTGTTTCTGGTCAAAGAGCATCCTGATCCAGGAAGCAAAGACCCTGAAGAGGAATATCCAAAGTTTGGACTCCAGGACCAG GATTTGGCAAACATTGGTCCGTCATACGATACCCAGAAACAAACAACATCCGTGGCTTCTACAGGAGGTCAGAATG GTGGATCAGCATTCTCAG GTGGCATAGCTCCTGGAGGAACAGGCAAAGGCAGGGGTGCCAAAcgcaaacagcagcagcaacaggatGGAGCTACAGCAGGCACCACCAAGAGGACCCGCAG TGACCCTCTCTTTGCCGCTCAGCGCTTGCCCCCTCACGGCTACCCGCTTGAGCACCCCTTCAACAAGGACGGCTACCGCTACATCCTGGCCGAGCCGGACCCCCATGCGCCAGACCCAGAGAAGCTGGAGCTGGACTGTTGGGCGGGGAAGCCCATCCCAGGGGATCTGTACCGGGCCTGTCTGTATGAGCGGGTCCTGTTGGCCCTGCACGACAGAG CTCCCCAGTTAAAGATCTCTGATGACCGGCTGACGGTGATGGGAGAGAAGGGCTACTCCATGGTGCGGGCGTCCCACGGGGTGCGTAAGGGGTCCTGGTACTTTGAGGTGACTGTGGACGAGATGCCCCCAGACACTGCTGCCCGCCTCGGTTGGTCGCAGCCACTAG gtaATCTACAGGCCCCTCTAGGCTATGACAAGTTCAGTTACTCGTGGCGCAGTAAGAAAGGCACCCGATTCCATCAGTCCATTGGCAAGCACTATTCCGATGGCTACAGCCAGGGCGATGTCCTGGGCTTCTTCATCGAGCTGCCAGATGAGACTGAGGTGGCTAAAGCCCTACCAGACACCTATAAGGACAAG GCCTTGATCAAGTTCAAAAGCTACCTGTACTTTGAGGAGAAGGATTATGTGGACAAGGCAGAGAAGAGCCTGAAGCCGGTGAACAGCAGCAAA ATGGTGTTCTACAAGAATGGCGTGAGTCAGGGTGTGGCATTTGAGAACCTGTTTGAAGGTCTCTACTTCCCTGCCATATCACTGTACAAAAGCTGCACG GTGTCTGTGAATTTTGGACCACACTTCAAACACCCTCCAAAGGACATCAAATACCAGCCT ATGAGTGACATGGGCTGGGGTGCTGTGATCGAGCACACGCTGGCGGACATTCTGTACCATGTGGAGACAGACGTGGACGGCCGCAGCCCGCACTGGGAAGGCTAA